One Carbonactinospora thermoautotrophica genomic window, CGGCGTGCGGGGTGAGCACGGTCGGCGCGGACCGGTCGGCCCGGCCCCCGAAGTACTTGCCGAGCAGGGTCAGGCCGTCCGCGTCGACCAGCACGGGCACGTCGCTGGCCAGCACCTCGGCCAGCCGGTCACGGGCCACCTCGTCGGTGCCCATGCCCGGCCCCACCACCCACGCCTGCACGCGCCCGGCCTCACCCGGCCGGGCCTCGCTGCACACGGTCTCCGGCCAGCGCTGGAGCACCAGGTCGATGACACGCCGGGGAGCGGCCAGCCGCACGTACCCGGCCGCCCCGTACAGCGCGCCGCCCACGGTGAGCACGGCCGCGCCGGGGAACCGGTCGGAGCCGGCGACCACGCCGACGACGCCGCGCCGGTACTTGTCGGTCTCCGCCGACAGCTCGGGCAGCAGCCGGGCCACGTCACCCGCCTGGAGCGCCGCGACGGTCGGCTCCGCCGGCAGGTACGGGCCGAGTCCGATGTCGACCAGCTCAACCACGCCCGCGTGCGAGGCGCCGGGGTCGACCAGCAGCCCCGGCTTGTACGTGCCGAAGGTGACGGTGACGTCCGCCCGCACCGCCGGCCCCTCGACAACGCCGGTCGAGGCGTCCACCCCGCTCGGCACGTCAACGGCCACGACCAGGGCCTGCGCGCCGGCCGCCCGCGCGGCCAGTTCGGCGGCGCCCGGGCGCAGGCCGCCCTGGCCGCCGATGCCGGTGATCCCGTCCACGACCAAGTCAGCGGCGTCGATGACCGCTGGATCGCCGGTCATCCGGCCGCCTGCCGCCCGCAGCGCGGCCAGCCCACCCGCGTGCGCCCGCTCCGGGTTGAGCAGGATCGCGTCCACCCGCGCCCCGCGCCGGGCGAGCCGCGCTCCCGCGTACAGGGCGTCGCCCCCGTTGTCGCCGCTGCCGACCAGCAGCACCACCCGCCGCCCGTACACCCCGCCGAGCAGTCGCGCGCAGGTCGCGGCCAGCCCGGCCGCGGCCCGCTGCATGAGCGTCCCCTCCGGCAGCCGGGCCATCAGGGCGGCCTCGGCCGCCCGCACGTGCTCGACGTGGTACGCGTTCCTCACCTGGCCTCCTCCGACGATCACACCCCACCAGTAAAACGGGTGCCCAGGAGACATGCCCGGAACACGGCGGGCGGGCGGCGGTCAGCGGATCCGGGCGAGCAGGTCCCGGACGGCGGTGACACCGGGAGTGGCGGTCACCCCTCCGCGATCACGACCGCCGAGGCGATGCCGGCGTCATGGCTCAGCGACAGGTGCCAGCGGCGCACCCCCAGTTCGGCGGCGCGGGCCGCGACCGTGCCGCGGACCTCCAGCAAGGGCTGGCCGGAGTCGGCGCGGACCACCTCCGCGTCGTGCCAGCGCAGGTTGCCGGGCGCGCCCAGCGCTTTGGCCAGTGCCTCCTTCGCGGCGAACCGGGCGGCCTGCGACGCCAGGGGCAGTTCCCGCTCGGCCGGCGTGAAGACCCGCTCGGCCAGCCCGGGGGTGCGCTCCAGCGACTCGGCGAACCGGTTGATGTCCACCACGTCGATGCCCACGCCGACGATCACGCCTACACCGTACGCCTCGGGTACGCGTGACGGCCCCCGCACCCGGCGAGCCTCACTCGACCGTCACCGACTTGGCCAGGTTCCGCGGGCGGTCGACGTCGTGGCCGCGGGCCAGGGCCAGCTCGCAGGCGAACACCTGCAGCGGCACGGTGGCGACCAGCGGCTGCAGCAGGGTCGGTGCCGCGGGCACGTAGATGAGCGTGTCCGCGTACGGGGCGACGGTCTCGTCGCCCTCCTCGGTGATCACGATCGTCTTGGCGCCGCGGGCGCGGATCTCCTGGATATTGCTGAGGATCTTGTCGTGCAGCACCGAGCGGCCCCGGCGCGGCGGCACCACCACCACCACGGGGAGGTCCTGCTCGATGAGCGCGATCGGCCCGTGCTTCAGCTCGCCCGCCGCGAACGCCTCGGCGTGCATGTACGCGAGCTCCTTGAGCTTGAGCGCGCCCTCCAGCGCCACCGGGTAGCCGACGTGGCGGCCGAGGAACAGCACCGCCTTGGCGTCGGCGAGCGACCGGGCCAGCTCGCGGACGGGCTCGATCGTGTCGAGCACCTTCTCCACCTTGTCCGGCATGTCGGCCAACTGCGCGATGATGGCGCGGATCTCGTCGCCGAACATGGTGCCGCGCACCTGCGCCAGGTACAGGCCGACCAGGTAGCAGGCGACCAGCTGGGTCAGGAACGTCTTGGTCGCGGCGACGCCGACCTCCGGGCCGGCGTGGGTGTACAGGACGGCGTCGGACTCACGCGGGATCGTCGAGCCGTTGACGTTGCAGATGGCCAGCACCCGGGACCGCTGCTCGCGGGCGTGCCGGACAGCCATCAGCGTGTCCATGGTCTCGCCGGACTGGGAGATCGCGATCACCAGCGTGTCCCGGTCCAGGATCGGGTCCCGGTACCGGAACTCGCTGGCCAGCTCCACCTCGCACGGGATCCTGGTCCAGTGCTCGATCGCGTACTTGGCCACCAGCCCGGCGTGGTACGCCGTGCCGCACGCCACGATGATGATCTTGTCGATCTCGCGCAACTCGTCGTCGGAGAGCCGGATCTCGTCGAGGGTCAGCCGGCCGTTCGCGTCGATCCGCCCGAGCAGCGTGTCCGCGACCGCGCGCGGCTGCTCGGCGATCTCCTTGAGCATGAAGTAGTCGTAGCCGCCCTTCTCCGCAGCCGAGGCGTCCCAGTCGACGTAGTACTCCTTCGGCGTGACCGGGTTGCCGTCGAAGTCGGTCACCGTGATCGAGTCGCGGCGCAGTTCCACGACCTGGCCGTCGGCGATCTCCATGGCGTTGCGCGTGTGCGAGATGAAGGCCGCGACGTCGCTGGCGAGGAAGTTCTCACCCGCGCCGCGCCCGACGACCAGCGGTGAGTTGCGCCGGGCCGCCACCACCACGTCCGGGTCGCCGGCGTGCATGGCGACGAGCGTGAACGCGCCGTCGAGCTTGCGGCAGACCCGTCGCATCGCCTCGGCCAGGCTGCCCTCGAACTCCTCGGCCAGCAGGTGCGCGACCACCTCGGTGTCGGTGTCGGACCGCATCTCGTGCCCGCGCTTCTCCAGTTCGGCGCGCAGCCTGGCGAAGTTCTCGATGATGCCGTTGTGGACGACCGCGACCTGGCCGTCGTTGTCCAGGTGAGGGTGTGCGTTGCGGTCGTTCGGAGCACCGTGCGTCGCCCACCGGGTGTGCCCCATGCCCACCATGCCGGAGGGCAACGGGTGCTCGGTCAACGTCTTCTCCAGGTTGGTTATCTTCCCGGCGCGTTTCTCCGTGGCCAGCTTCCCGTCCGCGAGCACCGCGACCCCTGCGGAGTCGTACCCGCGGTACTCCAACCGCCGCAAGCCCTCGAGCACCACGTCGAGGGCTGGCTTCTCACCGACGTACCCAACGATCCCGCACATGGCGGCCAGCGTAACCGGTGCCGGACGCTGCCCCCTGTCCGGCCGCTCAATATCATTTTTGCTTTTACTGA contains:
- a CDS encoding bifunctional ADP-dependent NAD(P)H-hydrate dehydratase/NAD(P)H-hydrate epimerase; this translates as MRNAYHVEHVRAAEAALMARLPEGTLMQRAAAGLAATCARLLGGVYGRRVVLLVGSGDNGGDALYAGARLARRGARVDAILLNPERAHAGGLAALRAAGGRMTGDPAVIDAADLVVDGITGIGGQGGLRPGAAELAARAAGAQALVVAVDVPSGVDASTGVVEGPAVRADVTVTFGTYKPGLLVDPGASHAGVVELVDIGLGPYLPAEPTVAALQAGDVARLLPELSAETDKYRRGVVGVVAGSDRFPGAAVLTVGGALYGAAGYVRLAAPRRVIDLVLQRWPETVCSEARPGEAGRVQAWVVGPGMGTDEVARDRLAEVLASDVPVLVDADGLTLLGKYFGGRADRSAPTVLTPHAGECARLLGAERADVEARRLEHTRQLAERTGATVLLKGSTTLVADPAGAVRVNPTGTPWLGTAGTGDVLSGLIGSLLAAGLPALDAASVGAYLHGLAGRLAADDAPIAAHDVIDHLPAAWRSVGNDHGPVRDARPCL
- a CDS encoding holo-ACP synthase: MIVGVGIDVVDINRFAESLERTPGLAERVFTPAERELPLASQAARFAAKEALAKALGAPGNLRWHDAEVVRADSGQPLLEVRGTVAARAAELGVRRWHLSLSHDAGIASAVVIAEG
- the glmS gene encoding glutamine--fructose-6-phosphate transaminase (isomerizing), with protein sequence MCGIVGYVGEKPALDVVLEGLRRLEYRGYDSAGVAVLADGKLATEKRAGKITNLEKTLTEHPLPSGMVGMGHTRWATHGAPNDRNAHPHLDNDGQVAVVHNGIIENFARLRAELEKRGHEMRSDTDTEVVAHLLAEEFEGSLAEAMRRVCRKLDGAFTLVAMHAGDPDVVVAARRNSPLVVGRGAGENFLASDVAAFISHTRNAMEIADGQVVELRRDSITVTDFDGNPVTPKEYYVDWDASAAEKGGYDYFMLKEIAEQPRAVADTLLGRIDANGRLTLDEIRLSDDELREIDKIIIVACGTAYHAGLVAKYAIEHWTRIPCEVELASEFRYRDPILDRDTLVIAISQSGETMDTLMAVRHAREQRSRVLAICNVNGSTIPRESDAVLYTHAGPEVGVAATKTFLTQLVACYLVGLYLAQVRGTMFGDEIRAIIAQLADMPDKVEKVLDTIEPVRELARSLADAKAVLFLGRHVGYPVALEGALKLKELAYMHAEAFAAGELKHGPIALIEQDLPVVVVVPPRRGRSVLHDKILSNIQEIRARGAKTIVITEEGDETVAPYADTLIYVPAAPTLLQPLVATVPLQVFACELALARGHDVDRPRNLAKSVTVE